One Acutalibacter muris DNA window includes the following coding sequences:
- a CDS encoding nucleoside hydrolase, translated as MNSNDLLRALSVPQGPVDVVLDTDTYNEIDDQFALSYLMRSPELHTKAIYAAPFFNENSSGPEDGMLKSYDEIFKVLKLLGERAEVYKGSPAYLPDEHTPVVSPAAEDLCRRAKEYRPERPLYVVAIGAITNIASAILMDRSITDRIVVAWLGGHGLDFHDTKEFNLIQDVAAARVVMGSGAPFVQLPCYGVVSAFSTSRPELEYWLKGKNPLADYLCRNTIEAAESYAAGTAWSRIIWDVTAVAWLLNRDDRFMLSRLQPVSLPAYDGQYERCPTAHLMRYVYQINRDALLTDLFKKLTD; from the coding sequence TTGAATTCGAATGATTTGCTGCGGGCGCTAAGCGTCCCCCAGGGCCCGGTGGACGTGGTGCTGGACACGGACACGTATAACGAGATAGACGACCAGTTCGCGCTGTCGTATCTCATGCGCTCCCCGGAGCTGCACACCAAGGCCATATACGCCGCACCCTTCTTCAACGAGAACTCCTCGGGGCCAGAGGACGGTATGCTGAAAAGCTACGACGAGATATTCAAGGTGCTAAAGCTCTTGGGGGAGAGGGCGGAGGTATATAAGGGTTCGCCCGCATATCTGCCTGACGAGCATACCCCGGTCGTATCTCCCGCTGCGGAGGACCTCTGCCGAAGGGCGAAGGAGTACCGCCCGGAGAGACCGCTTTATGTGGTGGCCATAGGAGCCATAACCAACATAGCCTCCGCCATACTTATGGACCGAAGTATAACTGACCGCATAGTGGTGGCCTGGCTGGGCGGTCACGGTTTGGATTTCCATGACACGAAGGAATTTAATCTTATACAGGACGTGGCTGCCGCCCGTGTGGTGATGGGCAGCGGGGCACCCTTTGTACAGCTGCCCTGCTATGGCGTGGTGAGCGCCTTTTCCACCAGCCGACCGGAGCTGGAGTATTGGCTTAAGGGGAAGAACCCTCTCGCCGACTACCTCTGCCGGAACACCATAGAAGCGGCGGAGAGCTACGCCGCCGGCACGGCCTGGAGCCGCATCATCTGGGATGTAACGGCTGTGGCTTGGCTTTTAAACCGTGACGACCGCTTCATGCTCTCCCGCCTGCAGCCGGTAAGCCTGCCGGCCTATGACGGCCAGTACGAGCGCTGCCCCACGGCACACCTGATGAGATACGTTTACCAGATAAACCGGGACGCGCTGCTGACGGATCTGTTCAAAAAGCTGACAGATTAA
- a CDS encoding DUF1292 domain-containing protein, translating into MDTGFEADLITLIDDEGQEHEFEIIDELETDDGHFMALVPTRQDPEDMVSDAETYYIFEVIEEDGEEQLQELEDDALLDKLADIFETRFNEAYYDEPEE; encoded by the coding sequence TTGGATACTGGATTTGAAGCCGACCTGATAACCCTTATAGACGACGAGGGCCAGGAGCACGAGTTTGAGATCATAGACGAGCTGGAGACCGACGACGGCCACTTTATGGCCCTGGTGCCCACCAGGCAGGACCCGGAGGACATGGTCTCGGATGCCGAGACCTACTACATCTTCGAGGTTATAGAGGAGGACGGCGAGGAGCAGCTTCAGGAGCTGGAGGACGACGCGCTCCTGGATAAGCTGGCGGATATCTTTGAGACCCGCTTTAACGAGGCCTATTACGACGAGCCCGAGGAGTGA
- a CDS encoding GtrA family protein: MRLFFEKYRELILYVFFGGLTTLVDWVSYGLMRDLLHMPYMTAAFLSQMFSILFAYVTNRRFVFESRVHGAKAVAAEMAKFFGARGASLLLNMLVMYVGVDILNINDKVIKVIASVLVIIANYIFSKLFVFRSSGHGEQGEDPNGKEKK, translated from the coding sequence TTGCGACTATTTTTTGAAAAGTACCGCGAGTTGATACTCTATGTGTTCTTCGGCGGGCTTACCACCCTGGTGGACTGGGTAAGCTACGGGCTGATGAGGGACCTTCTGCATATGCCGTACATGACGGCGGCCTTCCTGTCCCAGATGTTCTCCATACTCTTTGCCTATGTGACCAACCGGCGCTTCGTTTTTGAGAGCAGGGTGCACGGGGCCAAGGCTGTGGCGGCGGAGATGGCAAAGTTCTTCGGGGCCAGGGGCGCGTCGCTGCTGCTGAACATGCTGGTAATGTACGTGGGCGTGGACATACTCAATATCAACGACAAGGTCATAAAGGTGATAGCCAGCGTACTGGTAATCATCGCAAACTATATTTTCAGCAAGCTCTTTGTGTTCCGCAGCAGCGGGCATGGGGAGCAGGGGGAGGACCCTAATGGCAAGGAGAAAAAATAA
- a CDS encoding LCP family protein, translating into MARRKNKQDFQDVSSYSGNEGKKRRKGRRARIALQWVAGFLCVVMILFGSALIYISTDVISELSTTSITKDKDQLGIRDDAIVSSVQDDSITNIAMFGVDSRNSEFRGLSDVTMILTVDNKHNTVKMTSILRDSLVNIEGDGYGGGYYNEDNKMNAAYAYGGPELAIRTLNQNFGLRIEDYVTINFVNMAAIVDAFGGVEMEVTYDEVEEINLNLNNLIWEVEDKKNEDYANGIEGVNYPQVLDSDFMYATGDVDTYLLNGNQAVSYGRIRNIGSDFGRVERQQKVLTALIDRVKFFGVTEYPNLVKKLAPYVETSLSIDDIISMLPILATDLKVERISVPDYEAETDLQDIKYDLVYDLENAAKRMSAFMFEEVSPYWEEYKDIVAKTKK; encoded by the coding sequence ATGGCAAGGAGAAAAAATAAGCAGGACTTTCAGGACGTTTCCAGCTATTCCGGCAATGAGGGCAAGAAGCGCCGGAAGGGCCGCAGGGCGAGAATTGCCCTTCAGTGGGTGGCGGGCTTTCTGTGCGTGGTGATGATACTGTTCGGCTCGGCGCTGATCTACATATCCACTGATGTGATCAGCGAGCTGAGCACCACCAGCATCACCAAGGACAAGGACCAGCTGGGTATAAGGGACGACGCAATAGTCAGCTCTGTGCAGGACGACAGCATCACGAATATCGCCATGTTCGGCGTAGACTCCCGCAACAGCGAGTTTAGGGGCCTCTCGGACGTGACCATGATACTAACGGTGGACAACAAGCACAACACCGTCAAGATGACCTCTATCCTCCGTGACAGCCTTGTGAATATCGAGGGCGACGGCTACGGCGGCGGGTACTATAACGAGGACAACAAGATGAACGCCGCCTATGCTTACGGAGGGCCGGAGCTGGCCATACGCACGCTGAACCAGAACTTCGGTCTGCGCATTGAGGACTATGTGACTATAAACTTTGTCAATATGGCGGCCATAGTGGACGCCTTCGGCGGCGTTGAGATGGAGGTCACCTATGACGAGGTGGAGGAGATAAACCTGAACCTTAACAACCTTATCTGGGAGGTGGAGGACAAGAAGAACGAGGACTACGCCAACGGTATTGAGGGCGTGAACTATCCCCAGGTGCTGGACAGCGACTTTATGTACGCCACCGGCGATGTGGACACCTACCTTCTCAACGGCAACCAGGCTGTGTCCTATGGGCGCATACGGAACATCGGCAGCGACTTCGGCCGCGTTGAGCGCCAGCAAAAGGTGCTGACGGCGCTTATTGACCGGGTAAAATTTTTCGGCGTGACGGAGTACCCGAACCTTGTAAAGAAGCTGGCCCCATATGTCGAGACCAGCCTTTCCATAGACGATATCATCTCCATGCTGCCGATACTGGCGACGGACCTTAAGGTGGAGCGCATCTCTGTGCCGGATTATGAGGCGGAGACCGATCTGCAGGATATTAAATATGACCTGGTGTACGACCTGGAGAACGCGGCAAAGCGTATGAGCGCCTTTATGTTTGAGGAGGTTTCGCCCTATTGGGAGGAATATAAGGACATAGTTGCGAAGACAAAGAAATAG
- a CDS encoding PHP-associated domain-containing protein, producing the protein MYTVQVDPHTHTIFSGHAFSTIGENAAAAKKAGLLAIGMSEHYGPTFTKDPLGFGPMMNMPALPRVIDGVTILASVEIDIVDFKGHLGFWDLEHPFFVPKEGGDFNSRLLDSRDYAIASVHHFKGMEENTVAKNTEMYCRVLEDPRVHIIGHPGRAPLRFDIEEVCKTAKAHGKMLEINDHSFDSKSNVTDECRRIAECCAELGVLVSVGSDAHSAWFVGQVGRAMGMLREIGFPPELIANRTLDGFLEHIKRAR; encoded by the coding sequence ATGTATACAGTGCAGGTCGATCCGCATACCCACACAATTTTCTCCGGCCATGCCTTCAGCACCATAGGGGAGAACGCCGCCGCAGCCAAAAAGGCGGGACTCTTGGCCATAGGTATGTCCGAGCACTACGGCCCCACCTTCACAAAGGACCCGCTGGGCTTCGGGCCCATGATGAATATGCCCGCGCTGCCAAGAGTCATAGACGGCGTGACGATTCTTGCCAGCGTGGAGATAGACATAGTGGACTTCAAGGGGCATCTGGGGTTCTGGGATTTGGAGCACCCCTTCTTTGTGCCCAAAGAAGGCGGCGACTTTAACTCCCGCCTTCTGGACAGCCGGGACTACGCCATAGCCAGCGTCCACCACTTCAAGGGCATGGAGGAGAACACTGTCGCCAAGAACACTGAGATGTACTGCCGTGTGCTGGAGGACCCAAGAGTCCATATCATCGGCCATCCAGGAAGGGCGCCCTTGAGGTTCGACATAGAGGAGGTCTGTAAGACCGCCAAGGCCCACGGGAAGATGCTGGAGATAAACGACCACTCCTTCGACTCCAAAAGCAACGTGACGGACGAATGCCGCCGGATAGCGGAGTGCTGCGCGGAGCTGGGGGTGCTGGTATCGGTGGGCAGCGACGCCCACAGCGCCTGGTTCGTGGGGCAGGTGGGGCGCGCCATGGGGATGCTGAGGGAGATCGGATTCCCGCCTGAGCTTATCGCCAACCGCACGCTGGACGGGTTTTTGGAGCATATAAAGAGGGCCAGATAA
- a CDS encoding Gfo/Idh/MocA family protein has translation MSKIVNVAIVGCGGMGGGHAVAIATGSGQALWMTDGSKGRELAPGDTDLKTKMALSGTFDVKEERQEWARKQGFNTYSSFEEILDDPQVDVVLIATPNDSHKELAIRAMKAGKSVLCEKPVMMNSRDFEEVLEVAKETGRVFYPRQNRRWDKDYLTIKKLFEEKTLGDVFHIESRYHGSRGIPGDWRGMKEKGGGMMFDWGVHLLDRMVMMIPGKIKTVYARMTHVTNDEVDDGFIMNMTFDSGITATVEVGTCNFINLPLWYMAGTKGTAEIKDFQDRGHMVLLRSWEDKDATPILMGEGLSKTMAPRGSDTMDDMPLPDITYDRNELYSNVCDVVLGEGEQIVKNEEALRILKLMEAALESDRRGTSVEFE, from the coding sequence ATGTCAAAGATAGTTAATGTGGCCATCGTGGGCTGCGGCGGCATGGGCGGCGGCCACGCCGTGGCCATAGCCACCGGCAGCGGACAGGCCCTGTGGATGACCGACGGCTCCAAGGGCCGGGAGCTGGCCCCGGGGGACACGGACCTAAAAACCAAAATGGCACTTTCCGGCACCTTCGATGTGAAGGAGGAGCGTCAGGAGTGGGCACGTAAACAGGGCTTTAATACTTACAGCAGCTTTGAGGAGATACTGGACGACCCCCAGGTGGACGTGGTTTTGATAGCCACCCCTAATGACAGCCATAAGGAGCTGGCGATAAGGGCCATGAAGGCCGGCAAAAGCGTGCTCTGCGAGAAGCCCGTTATGATGAACAGCAGGGACTTCGAGGAGGTGCTGGAGGTCGCGAAGGAGACCGGCAGGGTGTTCTATCCCCGGCAGAACCGCCGCTGGGACAAGGACTATCTGACCATAAAGAAGCTCTTTGAGGAGAAGACCCTGGGCGATGTGTTCCATATCGAGTCCCGCTATCACGGCAGCCGCGGCATACCCGGCGACTGGCGGGGTATGAAGGAGAAGGGCGGCGGCATGATGTTCGACTGGGGCGTGCACCTTTTGGACCGCATGGTGATGATGATACCCGGGAAGATTAAGACCGTCTATGCCCGCATGACTCATGTGACCAACGATGAGGTGGACGACGGCTTTATAATGAACATGACCTTTGACAGCGGCATAACGGCCACCGTCGAGGTGGGCACCTGCAACTTCATAAACCTGCCCCTTTGGTATATGGCCGGGACCAAGGGCACGGCGGAGATAAAGGACTTCCAGGACCGGGGCCATATGGTGCTCCTCAGAAGCTGGGAGGACAAGGACGCCACACCCATTCTCATGGGCGAGGGGCTCTCAAAAACCATGGCGCCAAGGGGCAGCGACACTATGGATGATATGCCCCTGCCGGACATCACATACGACCGCAACGAGCTCTATTCCAACGTCTGCGACGTGGTGCTGGGCGAGGGCGAGCAGATAGTGAAGAACGAGGAGGCCCTGCGCATACTGAAGCTGATGGAGGCCGCCCTGGAGTCCGACAGGAGAGGTACTTCCGTTGAATTCGAATGA
- a CDS encoding helix-turn-helix domain-containing protein, with the protein MNTEKKPGTVWDKIKSSAQKSFGRTLFISYLAVLAISVSALFVLIQMSRRQLETETYRYSMLTQSQAAASVENEQAELYNLMNLVHTDKLYVSLTYATSPLGSYKLQNVGELRERLNSYTAFNRDIKDIYIWFSNPQVGVTTKGYVTSKDYFSKSLENELGIDFDQILELSQGRAFALCPISRNGRTERLIAVIDRRAGSERTTEILELNLQSFWSPMTVSEDEGSMLWAVSNSTGLIASPVSNQALAAYCTGQQLKPGSINRVVFDGQAYAVMYSDELEGFTLYSAVDYSQWAQTQRHYHLLMLLYCAVYIVLGLAFSALLSQHNARPIRHLSNMVTGKHRPDGQEGELAQLESSIRSLLKYSQEYARAMTREANRFREEALAALLRSEDGAQSQAARVLCEKNGIEFPFDSFALAVFRIVDIGGFFPDAAQTPNDPDAESLARFAVASVAGELMDKAGRAYTCQAGGQVWVLVSLAPGNEDPVPTLAACLGEAGRFLRGQIGIEVCSYLSAPADGLDRLNAAYKEACWGMEQMESYQLVKSPCTYDDIRQRLASQHPPRPEDVATRQKEFYSAVAAGDMEEGLRLYLELRCQNFSNEPASFGEVRTATAVLASYLLSNLSRETTDAHRSEIEGFFSGIRSEQHERELTELMCRWMEFFRSLWCAENEQAGSGGIAQNAARYINENYTDMNISVALVAEKFSVSPSHLSQLFRKKYGISALEYIHQRRLDAAKLLLRESTATVESIAVQVGYSNALALIRQFRKAEDRTPTEYRRSLPSPQNRE; encoded by the coding sequence ATGAATACCGAGAAAAAGCCCGGTACCGTCTGGGACAAAATAAAGAGCTCTGCGCAAAAGAGCTTTGGACGTACGCTGTTCATTTCATATCTGGCTGTACTTGCCATATCCGTCTCGGCGCTGTTTGTGCTAATACAGATGTCCCGCCGCCAGCTGGAGACCGAGACATACCGCTACAGTATGCTTACCCAGTCCCAGGCAGCGGCCTCCGTTGAGAATGAGCAGGCAGAGCTGTACAACCTGATGAACCTGGTACATACGGACAAGCTGTACGTCTCACTCACCTATGCCACCTCGCCCCTTGGCTCCTATAAGCTTCAGAACGTGGGAGAGCTGCGGGAGCGGCTGAACAGCTACACCGCCTTTAACCGCGACATAAAAGATATCTATATTTGGTTCTCAAACCCCCAAGTGGGGGTCACCACAAAGGGGTACGTGACCTCAAAGGACTATTTCAGCAAAAGCCTTGAAAACGAGCTGGGCATAGACTTTGACCAGATACTGGAGCTCTCCCAAGGCAGGGCCTTCGCTCTCTGCCCTATCTCCCGGAACGGGCGCACGGAACGCCTTATCGCGGTCATCGACCGGCGTGCCGGCTCAGAGAGAACGACGGAGATACTGGAGCTGAACTTGCAGTCCTTCTGGTCCCCAATGACAGTCTCTGAGGACGAGGGTTCCATGCTGTGGGCGGTCTCGAACTCCACCGGCTTAATAGCCAGTCCCGTCAGCAACCAGGCCCTGGCCGCCTATTGCACCGGCCAGCAGCTGAAGCCCGGCTCTATTAACCGTGTGGTCTTCGACGGCCAAGCTTACGCGGTGATGTACTCTGACGAGCTGGAGGGATTCACTCTCTATTCGGCGGTGGACTACTCCCAATGGGCCCAGACCCAGCGGCACTATCATCTGCTGATGCTACTGTACTGCGCCGTGTATATTGTACTGGGTCTGGCCTTCTCCGCTCTGCTCTCCCAGCACAACGCCCGCCCCATACGGCATCTGAGCAATATGGTCACGGGAAAGCACCGGCCCGACGGCCAGGAGGGCGAGCTTGCCCAGCTTGAGAGCAGCATACGCTCTCTCTTGAAATACTCCCAGGAGTATGCCCGGGCCATGACCAGAGAGGCCAACCGTTTCCGGGAGGAGGCCCTTGCGGCGCTGCTCAGAAGCGAGGACGGCGCCCAGTCCCAGGCGGCCCGAGTATTGTGCGAGAAAAACGGCATCGAGTTCCCCTTTGACTCCTTCGCCCTGGCCGTGTTCCGCATAGTGGACATCGGCGGCTTCTTTCCGGACGCGGCCCAGACCCCCAACGACCCCGACGCCGAGAGCCTTGCCCGGTTCGCCGTGGCCTCTGTGGCCGGGGAACTGATGGACAAGGCCGGCCGGGCCTACACCTGCCAGGCCGGCGGGCAGGTCTGGGTCCTTGTCAGTCTGGCCCCTGGCAATGAGGACCCCGTTCCCACCCTTGCCGCGTGCCTTGGCGAAGCGGGCAGGTTCCTGCGCGGGCAGATAGGCATAGAGGTCTGCTCCTATCTCTCCGCCCCGGCGGACGGGCTGGACCGCCTGAACGCCGCCTATAAGGAGGCCTGCTGGGGCATGGAGCAGATGGAAAGCTACCAGCTCGTAAAAAGCCCCTGCACCTATGACGATATCCGCCAGCGGCTGGCCTCTCAGCATCCCCCACGCCCGGAGGACGTCGCCACCCGCCAGAAGGAGTTCTATTCCGCCGTGGCGGCCGGCGATATGGAGGAGGGCCTGCGGCTCTATCTCGAGCTGCGCTGCCAGAACTTCTCCAACGAGCCGGCCTCCTTCGGTGAGGTACGCACCGCCACAGCGGTGCTGGCAAGCTATCTGCTCTCAAACCTCTCAAGGGAGACCACCGACGCCCACCGCTCAGAGATAGAGGGCTTCTTCTCGGGCATACGCTCAGAGCAGCACGAGCGGGAGCTTACCGAACTCATGTGCCGCTGGATGGAGTTCTTCCGCTCCCTTTGGTGCGCAGAGAACGAACAGGCCGGCAGCGGCGGCATCGCCCAGAACGCGGCCCGCTACATAAACGAAAACTATACCGACATGAACATCAGCGTGGCACTGGTGGCCGAGAAGTTCTCCGTAAGCCCCTCGCACCTCTCCCAGCTCTTTCGCAAAAAGTATGGCATAAGCGCACTGGAGTACATCCACCAAAGACGGCTGGACGCCGCCAAGCTGCTGCTGCGCGAAAGCACAGCCACAGTGGAGAGCATTGCCGTACAGGTGGGGTATTCCAATGCGCTGGCCCTTATACGGCAGTTCCGCAAGGCAGAGGACCGCACCCCCACGGAATACCGCAGATCTTTACCTTCGCCGCAGAACAGAGAATAA
- a CDS encoding LCP family protein: protein MGQRDNRSPGRHSAPRDREKAPLRREALHDNYYYEDRKKFEDISSYSSEPRRQMDRAAVRRAKKAPVKKSPAGRGVPTPRPKRRVRAGAVISWALFLLVIGAVGLFLYMFMGLKVTDLDGGLAVSAGQAGVKNIAMFGVDSRDGENEGRSDAIMVLSIDSRTHTLKMASFMRDSNVYIDGYGYDKLTHAYAYGGPELAVRTLNQNFQLDITDYITVNFYDMTEIVEAFGGVELELTGEEMLEVNRNLWNLSREAEDVGAEASIKDSDYFTDVNGTHNMVDGEYAGGKFLLNGAQAVAYSRIRYIGGDGERTSRQHEVLKGLLQRAKQRTVFAWPSIVHGVVPHCETSLNFLDMVKLAPFAFGHIEIESATFPGEAEGAYDTKNGDGQYVMGFDEGLMQENLHRFIYG, encoded by the coding sequence ATGGGACAGAGAGATAACAGGTCCCCGGGCCGGCACAGCGCGCCCCGGGACAGGGAAAAGGCCCCGCTCAGGCGGGAGGCCCTGCACGACAATTATTACTATGAGGACAGAAAGAAGTTTGAGGACATCTCCAGCTACTCCTCCGAGCCCCGCCGCCAGATGGACCGGGCAGCGGTAAGGCGGGCGAAAAAAGCGCCGGTAAAGAAGTCCCCTGCCGGAAGGGGAGTCCCCACGCCCAGGCCGAAGCGCCGGGTAAGGGCCGGGGCGGTCATATCCTGGGCATTGTTCCTGCTGGTCATAGGGGCCGTGGGGTTGTTCCTCTATATGTTCATGGGCTTGAAGGTCACGGACCTTGACGGCGGCCTTGCCGTGTCGGCGGGGCAGGCCGGGGTGAAGAACATAGCCATGTTCGGCGTGGACAGCCGGGACGGGGAGAACGAGGGACGGTCCGACGCGATAATGGTGCTGAGTATTGACAGCCGGACCCATACCCTCAAAATGGCTTCATTTATGCGGGACAGCAACGTGTATATCGACGGATACGGCTATGATAAGCTTACCCATGCCTACGCCTACGGTGGGCCGGAGTTGGCGGTGCGCACCCTGAACCAGAATTTCCAGCTGGATATCACGGACTATATTACCGTGAATTTCTACGACATGACGGAGATAGTGGAGGCCTTTGGCGGCGTAGAACTGGAGCTCACCGGCGAGGAGATGCTGGAGGTGAACCGCAATCTTTGGAACCTGAGCCGCGAGGCCGAAGACGTGGGAGCAGAGGCCTCCATAAAGGACTCGGACTATTTCACCGATGTAAACGGCACGCATAATATGGTAGACGGAGAGTACGCTGGGGGGAAGTTCCTCCTAAATGGGGCCCAGGCTGTGGCCTATTCCCGGATACGCTATATTGGCGGGGACGGAGAGCGCACCAGCCGCCAGCACGAGGTCCTGAAAGGACTTTTACAGCGGGCGAAGCAGCGTACGGTGTTCGCTTGGCCGTCTATTGTCCACGGGGTGGTGCCACACTGCGAGACCTCGCTGAATTTCCTGGACATGGTGAAGCTTGCGCCCTTTGCCTTCGGGCATATCGAAATAGAGAGCGCGACATTCCCCGGGGAAGCCGAGGGGGCCTATGATACGAAGAACGGGGACGGGCAGTATGTCATGGGCTTTGACGAGGGTCTTATGCAGGAAAACCTGCACAGGTTTATATACGGATAA
- a CDS encoding HD domain-containing protein, translating into MTKKWDPNAFWSFYTELIGGSNLSSMAGYPQHGNTCRLLHSVAVAYYSCRIASLLGARFHMRDMARGALFHDYFFYDAQDGDPAHKKHWSRHPDIAWQNASKELDLTGIETDIIRTHMFPLTIRPPKYREGAVVTLVDKGCSVYEFFKRKRPYPKLAGHV; encoded by the coding sequence ATGACGAAAAAATGGGACCCTAACGCTTTCTGGAGCTTTTATACGGAGCTTATCGGCGGCTCGAACCTCTCCAGCATGGCGGGATATCCTCAGCATGGAAACACCTGCCGGCTGCTGCACAGCGTGGCTGTGGCCTATTATAGCTGCCGTATTGCGTCCCTGCTGGGCGCACGCTTTCATATGCGTGATATGGCCCGGGGGGCCCTTTTCCACGATTACTTCTTCTATGACGCTCAGGACGGTGACCCGGCACATAAAAAGCACTGGTCCAGGCACCCGGATATTGCCTGGCAAAACGCGTCGAAGGAGCTGGACCTGACCGGCATAGAGACCGACATCATCCGCACTCATATGTTCCCGCTGACCATACGCCCGCCCAAATACAGAGAGGGGGCGGTGGTCACTCTGGTAGATAAGGGCTGCTCTGTCTATGAATTTTTTAAGAGAAAGCGGCCCTATCCCAAGCTGGCTGGGCACGTATAA
- the mgtE gene encoding magnesium transporter, with amino-acid sequence MENNVMEEQLRTLSELLEERRFSGAGAIVKDMNPADAAWILEELPEQRMPVLFRLLPKELAADTFAYMEPESQELLVQGFSDRELDEVMEQLFLDDTVDMIEEMPANVVKKILRHVDSETRRMINQVLNYPKDSAGSIMTMEYVDLKRSMTVEQAFERIRRTGVEKETIYTCYVTDSRRKLLGIVTVKDLLLARKDEVIRNIMETNVKYVSTHTDQEEAARALSKYDFLALPVVDAEERLVGIVTVDDAIDVIQEEATEDIEKMAAIAPSDRPYMKTGVFATWRKRVPWLLFLMISATFTSGILASFEGALAASMVLTNFIPMLMDTGGNSGGQSSATIIRGLSLGEIQYRDVPRVLLKECSVAMLCGGTLALANFVKLLLVDRVALTVAAVVCVTLVAAILVANIVGSSLPILAKRLGLDPTVTASPLITTIVDAVVLMIYFNIAKAVLGI; translated from the coding sequence ATGGAAAACAATGTAATGGAGGAGCAGCTTCGGACCCTTTCGGAGCTGCTGGAGGAGAGGAGGTTCAGCGGGGCGGGGGCCATAGTTAAGGATATGAACCCGGCCGACGCCGCGTGGATACTGGAGGAGCTGCCGGAGCAGCGGATGCCTGTTTTGTTCCGGCTGCTGCCAAAGGAGCTGGCGGCAGACACCTTCGCCTATATGGAGCCCGAGAGCCAGGAGCTGCTGGTGCAGGGCTTCAGCGACAGGGAGCTGGACGAGGTGATGGAGCAGCTGTTTTTGGACGACACGGTGGACATGATAGAGGAGATGCCCGCCAATGTTGTGAAGAAGATACTGCGCCACGTGGACAGCGAAACCAGGAGAATGATAAACCAGGTGCTGAACTACCCCAAGGACAGCGCCGGGAGCATCATGACCATGGAGTACGTGGACCTGAAGCGGAGCATGACCGTCGAGCAGGCCTTCGAGCGCATACGCCGCACGGGGGTGGAGAAGGAGACCATATACACCTGCTACGTCACGGACAGCAGGAGGAAGCTCTTGGGCATAGTCACCGTGAAGGATCTGCTGCTGGCTAGAAAAGACGAAGTTATACGCAATATAATGGAGACCAACGTAAAGTACGTGAGCACCCATACGGACCAGGAGGAGGCCGCAAGGGCCCTTAGCAAATACGACTTCCTGGCCCTGCCGGTGGTGGACGCAGAGGAGCGCCTGGTGGGCATAGTCACCGTTGACGACGCCATCGACGTTATCCAGGAGGAGGCCACCGAGGACATCGAGAAGATGGCGGCCATCGCCCCCTCGGACCGACCGTATATGAAGACCGGGGTCTTTGCCACCTGGCGGAAAAGGGTCCCATGGCTGCTGTTTTTGATGATCTCCGCCACCTTTACCAGCGGTATACTGGCCTCCTTCGAGGGGGCCTTGGCCGCCAGTATGGTGCTGACGAACTTTATCCCTATGCTGATGGACACCGGCGGCAACTCCGGGGGCCAGAGCTCGGCCACCATAATACGCGGCCTGTCTCTGGGCGAGATACAGTATAGGGACGTGCCCAGGGTGCTCCTTAAAGAGTGCAGTGTGGCTATGCTCTGCGGCGGAACCTTAGCCCTGGCAAATTTTGTGAAGCTGCTGCTTGTTGACCGGGTGGCCCTGACGGTAGCGGCGGTGGTCTGCGTAACCCTTGTGGCCGCCATACTGGTGGCTAATATAGTGGGCAGCAGTCTGCCCATACTTGCAAAGCGCCTGGGGCTTGACCCCACGGTGACCGCCAGCCCCCTTATCACCACCATTGTGGACGCGGTGGTGCTGATGATATACTTTAATATTGCCAAGGCGGTTCTGGGAATCTGA